The Corallococcus soli genome has a window encoding:
- a CDS encoding methyl-accepting chemotaxis protein, translated as MTPPRELRGLARWTTRPRVLGSCVGVVLALVHIHLSHTLPKEGRLPLSILGVCALALFLGLGGLRDGRALRTLIALGEGRLPSTPEHLRRALQEVAAMPGVGFWFALQGWLGGTVLVAVSFPLLAHVPWTEGLRVVLMGLSLGPLSSMLVYLMLVRRSRVTLERLVAEGLSPLEVLAALPPRRMHIRRRLVVFTAVAVLSPSLFILDVAFTRTVAVVDAWAQATTPQEREAILVRAREGEGAPLGLLAGLVTVLILGTAALGGTALSEPLRAITEDATRIARGEVRPPRVILAEDEVWATSAAFTQMQVQLVQALSQLRKAGIQISATTEQLVATSTEQEVGADEQAGALNATSATTEQLARSAQQIADNAESVSAIAETTFGAAQAGQRGATAFLGAMQRMKHDNEAIADAVVRLNKRVQQIGKVVEFINEIADKSDLLALNAELEGTKAGEVGRGFSLVAAEMRRLAENVIRSTKEIEGLIGEIRDATNAAVMATEAGLKTTELGTLLAAQVDDSLGLILELARQTSHAVRSISLATLQQQTGTDQLAAAMGDILRVTEQNAAATKQMVAANADLSTLAHDLQHVVERFHVEAGEG; from the coding sequence ATGACGCCGCCCCGGGAGCTGCGCGGCCTGGCCCGCTGGACGACGCGCCCCCGCGTGCTGGGCAGCTGCGTGGGCGTGGTGCTCGCGCTCGTGCACATCCACCTGTCCCACACGTTGCCGAAGGAGGGCCGGCTTCCGCTGTCCATCCTGGGGGTGTGCGCGCTCGCGCTGTTCCTGGGCCTGGGCGGGCTGCGCGACGGCCGCGCCCTGCGCACGTTGATCGCGCTGGGCGAGGGCCGGCTTCCCTCCACGCCCGAGCACCTGCGCCGCGCGCTCCAGGAGGTCGCGGCCATGCCGGGCGTGGGCTTCTGGTTCGCGCTGCAGGGGTGGCTGGGCGGGACGGTGCTGGTGGCGGTGTCCTTCCCGCTGCTGGCGCACGTGCCGTGGACCGAAGGGCTGCGCGTGGTGCTGATGGGCCTGTCCCTGGGCCCGCTCAGCTCCATGCTCGTCTACCTCATGCTGGTGCGCCGCTCGCGCGTCACGCTGGAGCGGCTGGTGGCGGAGGGGCTGTCGCCGCTGGAGGTGCTGGCCGCGCTGCCGCCCCGGCGCATGCACATCCGCCGTCGCCTGGTGGTGTTCACCGCCGTCGCGGTGTTGAGCCCGTCGCTCTTCATCCTGGACGTGGCCTTCACGCGCACGGTGGCGGTGGTGGACGCGTGGGCGCAGGCCACCACGCCCCAGGAGCGCGAGGCCATCCTCGTGCGGGCCCGCGAGGGCGAGGGCGCGCCGCTGGGGTTGCTGGCGGGGCTCGTCACGGTGCTCATCCTGGGCACCGCGGCGCTCGGGGGCACGGCGCTCTCCGAACCCCTGCGCGCCATCACCGAGGACGCGACCCGCATCGCGCGCGGCGAAGTGCGCCCTCCGCGCGTCATCCTCGCGGAGGACGAGGTGTGGGCCACCTCCGCGGCCTTCACCCAGATGCAGGTGCAGCTCGTGCAGGCGCTCTCCCAGCTTCGCAAGGCGGGCATCCAGATCTCCGCCACCACGGAGCAGTTGGTGGCCACCAGCACGGAGCAGGAGGTGGGCGCGGACGAGCAGGCCGGGGCGCTCAACGCGACCAGCGCCACCACGGAGCAACTGGCCCGGTCCGCGCAGCAGATCGCCGACAACGCGGAGTCCGTGTCCGCCATCGCGGAGACGACGTTCGGCGCGGCGCAGGCCGGCCAGCGCGGCGCCACCGCCTTCCTGGGCGCCATGCAGCGCATGAAGCACGACAACGAGGCCATCGCGGACGCGGTGGTGCGCCTCAACAAGCGCGTGCAGCAGATTGGCAAGGTGGTGGAGTTCATCAACGAGATCGCCGACAAGTCGGACCTGCTGGCGCTCAACGCGGAGCTGGAGGGTACGAAGGCGGGCGAGGTGGGCCGGGGCTTCTCGCTGGTGGCCGCGGAGATGCGCAGGCTCGCGGAGAACGTCATCCGCTCCACCAAGGAGATCGAGGGCCTCATCGGGGAGATCCGCGACGCGACGAACGCGGCGGTGATGGCCACGGAGGCGGGCCTGAAGACGACGGAGCTGGGCACGCTGCTGGCGGCGCAGGTGGACGACAGCCTGGGCCTCATCCTGGAGCTGGCGCGGCAGACGTCGCACGCGGTGCGCAGCATCTCGCTGGCCACCTTGCAGCAGCAGACGGGCACCGACCAATTGGCCGCGGCCATGGGCGACATCCTGCGCGTCACCGAACAGAACGCCGCGGCCACCAAGCAGATGGTGGCGGCCAACGCGGACCTGTCCACGCTGGCGCACGACCTGCAACACGTCGTCGAGCGCTTCCACGTCGAAGCCGGGGAAGGGTAG
- a CDS encoding protein CrdC produces the protein MPRAARVEGTLLCHVGLHRLAFEANEVASIAAPGDDWVSARRAFRESAGAQRVLVTLTGEAVGVDGLEIDAEALSVLPPSPVVAGASGGSLRGFVLTRGVLWPLVHLDGFERYLRGLGPEAA, from the coding sequence ATGCCCCGCGCTGCCCGGGTCGAGGGGACGCTCCTGTGCCACGTGGGCCTCCACCGCCTCGCGTTCGAGGCGAACGAGGTGGCCTCCATCGCCGCGCCGGGCGACGATTGGGTGTCCGCCCGCCGGGCCTTCCGGGAGTCCGCGGGCGCCCAGCGCGTGCTCGTCACCCTCACGGGTGAGGCCGTGGGCGTGGACGGGCTGGAGATCGACGCGGAGGCGCTGTCGGTGCTGCCGCCCTCGCCGGTGGTGGCGGGCGCCTCCGGGGGAAGCCTGCGCGGCTTCGTGCTGACGCGCGGGGTGCTGTGGCCGCTGGTGCACCTGGACGGCTTCGAGCGCTACCTGCGCGGCCTGGGCCCGGAGGCCGCATGA
- a CDS encoding sigma-54-dependent transcriptional regulator — translation MPAAVLIVDDEKNILLTLSQSLQLAGYRTELASSGQVALDVVSARPVDAVLMDVKMPDMDGLTVLARLTELKPELPVIMMSGHGTIDTAVKATQLGARDFLEKPLARDKLLVALRNVLKHQAAMEELQELRAQLGRFDMVGGGPAMQRIFSLIQRAAPSEGRVLITGENGTGKELIARALHQHSKRKGGPFVKLNCAAVPHDLIESELFGHEKGAFTGAVSVRRGKFELAHEGTLFLDEIGDMPAAMQSKLLRVLQEGELERVGGAETLKVDVRVLAATNKNLEKEIAAGRFREDLYYRINVVQIHSPPLRERAEDLPDLINTFLSEACAKNGRRPLMLSPDALAVMSAYDYPGNVRELRNLVERLAILCEGPVVSRTDALELLPRGRQLPPMPAATVGGDAPLAPATAVATAPVAAGPVGWRPRVDQTFREQVEDAEREIIQHVLAHTHDNVTEAARILDLERGHFYKKMKALGLRRGQSES, via the coding sequence ATGCCCGCCGCCGTCCTCATCGTCGATGACGAAAAGAACATCCTCCTCACCCTGAGCCAGTCGTTGCAGCTGGCCGGCTACCGCACGGAGCTGGCCAGCAGCGGACAGGTGGCGCTGGACGTGGTGAGCGCGCGTCCGGTGGACGCGGTCCTGATGGACGTGAAGATGCCGGACATGGACGGCCTCACGGTCCTGGCCCGGCTCACGGAGCTCAAGCCGGAGCTGCCCGTCATCATGATGTCGGGCCACGGCACCATCGACACGGCGGTGAAGGCGACGCAGCTGGGCGCGCGGGACTTCCTGGAGAAGCCGCTGGCGCGCGACAAGCTGCTGGTGGCGCTGCGCAACGTGCTCAAGCACCAGGCGGCGATGGAGGAGCTGCAGGAGCTGCGCGCGCAGCTGGGCCGCTTCGACATGGTGGGCGGCGGGCCGGCCATGCAGCGCATCTTCTCCCTCATCCAGCGCGCGGCGCCCAGCGAGGGCCGCGTCCTCATCACCGGCGAGAACGGCACCGGCAAGGAGCTCATCGCGCGTGCGCTGCATCAGCACTCCAAGCGCAAGGGCGGCCCGTTCGTGAAGCTCAACTGCGCGGCGGTGCCGCACGACCTCATCGAGAGCGAGCTGTTCGGCCACGAGAAGGGCGCCTTCACCGGCGCGGTGAGCGTGCGGCGCGGCAAGTTCGAGCTGGCGCACGAGGGCACCCTCTTCCTGGATGAGATTGGCGACATGCCGGCCGCGATGCAGTCGAAGCTGCTGCGCGTGCTCCAGGAGGGAGAGCTGGAGCGCGTGGGCGGCGCGGAGACGCTCAAGGTGGACGTGCGCGTGCTCGCGGCGACGAACAAGAACCTGGAGAAGGAGATCGCCGCCGGGCGGTTCCGCGAGGACCTCTACTACCGCATCAACGTGGTGCAGATTCATTCCCCCCCGCTCCGCGAGCGGGCGGAGGACCTGCCGGACCTCATCAACACCTTCCTGAGCGAGGCGTGCGCGAAGAACGGCCGCAGGCCCCTGATGCTGTCGCCGGACGCGCTCGCGGTGATGAGCGCGTACGACTACCCGGGCAACGTGCGCGAATTGCGCAACCTGGTGGAGCGGCTGGCCATCCTGTGTGAAGGCCCGGTCGTGTCGCGCACGGACGCGCTGGAATTGCTGCCCCGGGGCCGGCAGCTGCCCCCCATGCCCGCGGCCACCGTGGGCGGAGACGCCCCTTTGGCCCCGGCGACGGCCGTGGCCACCGCGCCCGTGGCTGCGGGCCCCGTGGGCTGGCGGCCCCGCGTGGACCAGACGTTCCGCGAGCAGGTGGAGGACGCGGAGCGGGAGATCATCCAGCACGTTCTTGCCCACACGCATGACAACGTGACGGAGGCGGCGCGGATCCTCGACCTGGAGCGGGGTCACTTCTACAAGAAGATGAAGGCCCTCGGCCTGCGCCGGGGGCAGTCCGAGTCCTGA
- a CDS encoding methyl-accepting chemotaxis protein: protein MGVRIGPRRASFSRHLALPVPLANLVGSTLGLHFASLVIGGPLTAHLGSLVVLVVGVSALHMLLGVGVSLRRFPTVRALERGDVAPTAEHLSEAVGEMSRAPGEAFIRSLGLWVLTTGVVAVVLWSVMGLPGALTLRVSGLGALFGPLTSLLVYGLVTLRARRGVLWVADQGLTHAQVIAALPRRSRIRARLVAFTAICVVTPAVLCAQVVMALSERVFTRLQQAGGPDVQGVMVDALHLEAFTSSAVLCAVVFGLALATAYLGGTLLGRPMRELSGEARRIAAGDLASPRLVPAEDEVWAVSAAFTTMRTHLADVLAQLQRAGAQISATTEEMLGTSGRYEAGAAEQASSLDETSATTEELARSAKQIAENAGSVAEIAQRTLAAAQGGQGSAESFLGAMSRMRQDNLAISSAVARLNKRVQQIGKIVEFINGVADKSDLLALNAELEGTKAGEVGRGFSLVAAEMRRLAENVLESTKEIEGLIEEVREASAAAVAVTGGGVRAVETGTALAEEVSESLRQIVSLAGRTSDAVRIISRSTQQQQAGTDQLADTMADILRITQQSLNATKQVSSANGDLLGLAQDLRGVVERFQIHQATLRKEEGG, encoded by the coding sequence ATGGGCGTGCGCATCGGCCCCCGGCGGGCCTCCTTCAGCCGGCACCTGGCGCTGCCCGTCCCGCTGGCGAACCTGGTGGGCTCCACGCTGGGTCTGCACTTCGCGTCGCTCGTGATTGGCGGCCCGCTGACGGCGCACCTGGGCTCGCTCGTCGTCCTGGTGGTGGGCGTGAGCGCGCTGCACATGCTCCTGGGCGTGGGCGTGTCCCTGCGCCGCTTCCCCACGGTGCGGGCCCTGGAGCGAGGGGACGTGGCGCCCACGGCCGAGCACCTGTCGGAGGCCGTGGGGGAGATGTCTCGCGCCCCGGGCGAGGCGTTCATCCGGTCGCTGGGGCTGTGGGTGCTGACGACAGGGGTGGTGGCGGTGGTGCTCTGGTCGGTGATGGGGCTGCCGGGGGCGCTCACCCTGCGGGTCTCGGGGCTGGGGGCGCTGTTCGGGCCGCTCACGTCGCTGCTCGTGTACGGGCTGGTCACGCTTCGGGCGCGCCGGGGCGTGCTGTGGGTGGCGGACCAGGGGCTGACGCACGCGCAGGTCATCGCCGCGCTGCCCCGGCGCTCGCGCATCCGCGCGCGGCTGGTGGCGTTCACCGCCATCTGCGTGGTGACGCCCGCGGTGCTGTGCGCCCAGGTCGTCATGGCGCTGTCGGAGCGCGTCTTCACGCGGCTTCAGCAGGCGGGCGGTCCGGACGTGCAGGGCGTGATGGTGGACGCGCTGCACCTGGAGGCCTTCACGTCCAGCGCGGTGCTGTGCGCGGTGGTGTTCGGGCTGGCGCTCGCGACGGCGTACCTGGGCGGCACGTTGCTGGGCCGGCCGATGCGGGAGCTGTCCGGAGAGGCGCGCCGCATCGCCGCGGGGGACCTGGCGAGCCCCCGGCTCGTGCCGGCGGAGGACGAGGTGTGGGCGGTGTCCGCGGCCTTCACCACGATGCGCACGCACCTGGCGGACGTGCTCGCGCAGCTGCAGCGCGCGGGCGCCCAGATTTCGGCCACGACGGAGGAGATGCTCGGCACCTCCGGGCGCTACGAGGCGGGGGCCGCCGAACAGGCCAGCAGCCTGGATGAGACGAGCGCCACCACGGAGGAGCTGGCGCGCTCGGCGAAGCAGATCGCGGAAAACGCGGGGTCGGTGGCGGAGATCGCCCAGCGCACGCTGGCGGCGGCGCAGGGCGGGCAGGGCAGCGCGGAGTCGTTCCTGGGCGCCATGTCGCGCATGCGCCAGGACAACCTGGCCATCAGCTCCGCGGTGGCGCGGCTGAACAAGCGCGTGCAGCAGATTGGAAAGATCGTCGAGTTCATCAACGGCGTGGCGGACAAGTCCGACCTGCTGGCGCTCAACGCGGAGCTGGAGGGCACGAAGGCGGGCGAGGTGGGCCGGGGCTTCTCGCTGGTGGCCGCGGAGATGCGCAGGCTCGCGGAGAACGTGCTGGAGTCCACGAAGGAGATCGAGGGCCTCATCGAGGAGGTGCGCGAGGCGAGCGCCGCGGCGGTGGCGGTGACGGGCGGAGGGGTGCGCGCGGTGGAGACGGGCACCGCGCTGGCGGAGGAGGTGTCGGAGTCGCTGCGGCAGATCGTCAGCCTCGCGGGGCGCACGTCGGACGCGGTGCGGATCATCTCCCGGTCCACGCAGCAGCAGCAGGCGGGCACGGATCAGCTCGCGGACACGATGGCGGACATCCTGCGCATCACCCAGCAGAGCCTCAACGCCA
- a CDS encoding chemotaxis protein CheW, with amino-acid sequence MAALESETRQSYLVFACGSSWYAVPAEAAAEVVTFPELTRVPGSPPHLLGVFAHRGEVIPVVDMSLLVGGVTAGSRRAVLVRLPRGTLALTASSVAGVSPVTGALEPLGPTGVHVHLRGPGKSGARDVAVIDPEGLFDHLSQGG; translated from the coding sequence ATGGCCGCCCTCGAGTCGGAAACGCGTCAGTCCTACCTGGTCTTCGCCTGTGGAAGCAGTTGGTACGCGGTGCCCGCGGAAGCCGCGGCGGAGGTGGTCACCTTCCCCGAGCTGACGCGGGTACCGGGTTCCCCGCCCCACCTGCTGGGCGTGTTCGCGCACCGGGGTGAAGTCATCCCGGTCGTGGACATGAGCCTGCTGGTGGGAGGGGTGACCGCCGGCTCCCGCCGCGCGGTGCTGGTGCGGCTGCCGCGCGGAACGCTCGCCCTCACCGCCAGCAGCGTCGCCGGGGTGTCCCCCGTGACGGGCGCGCTGGAGCCCCTGGGCCCCACGGGCGTGCACGTCCACCTGCGCGGCCCCGGCAAGAGCGGCGCGCGCGACGTGGCCGTCATCGACCCCGAAGGCCTCTTCGACCACCTCAGCCAGGGCGGCTAG
- a CDS encoding OmpA family protein, with amino-acid sequence MHRISLWAGLALAVAVLTGCPPTYPKCNDDETCKEKGEVCVQGQCQECATDDNCREGFTCQANKCVPKPPECTTDAACGSGRICEAGKCAEAQCKDDSACNGGKCEGGRCQAPKDTCTAATDCGEGQDCQAGRCVTASADSRCDYAPVRFGFNESTLDSSAQSRLGDLAACIKAATGKITLGGHADERGTEEYNLQLSNRRAAAVKRYLTDLGVPSNRLTTVGYGETRPVANGASEEAWAENRRVEFQR; translated from the coding sequence ATGCATCGGATTTCGCTTTGGGCGGGGTTGGCCCTCGCCGTGGCCGTGCTGACCGGGTGCCCGCCCACCTACCCCAAGTGCAACGACGACGAGACCTGCAAGGAGAAGGGCGAAGTCTGCGTCCAGGGTCAGTGTCAGGAGTGCGCCACGGACGACAACTGCCGTGAGGGCTTCACCTGCCAGGCGAACAAGTGCGTCCCCAAGCCTCCCGAGTGCACCACGGACGCGGCCTGCGGCTCCGGCCGCATCTGCGAGGCCGGCAAGTGCGCCGAGGCCCAGTGCAAGGACGACTCCGCGTGCAACGGTGGCAAGTGCGAGGGCGGCCGCTGCCAGGCCCCCAAGGACACCTGCACCGCCGCCACCGACTGCGGTGAGGGCCAGGACTGCCAGGCCGGCCGCTGCGTGACGGCCTCCGCCGACTCGCGCTGCGACTACGCGCCCGTGCGCTTCGGCTTCAACGAGTCCACCCTGGACTCCAGCGCGCAGTCCCGCCTGGGCGACCTGGCGGCCTGCATCAAGGCGGCCACGGGGAAGATCACCCTGGGCGGCCACGCGGACGAGCGCGGCACGGAGGAGTACAACCTCCAGCTGTCCAACCGCCGCGCCGCGGCGGTCAAGCGCTACCTGACCGACCTGGGCGTGCCGTCCAACCGTCTGACGACGGTGGGCTACGGCGAGACGCGCCCTGTCGCCAATGGCGCCAGCGAGGAAGCGTGGGCGGAGAACCGCCGCGTGGAGTTCCAGCGCTAG